The DNA window TCACAAAGTTTCCAAGATGATAGTGATCTACCAACAAAAGAAAATAGTGAAATTGAAACAGAAACCCTTCAAAATgatcccccaaaagaagagttaGTAGAAGATTCTCTTCCAATTCAGATCCCTATTCCTAGAAAACTGATGATGCATATGGTAAGATTATTTAGAATTATCTATGTGAGTATCCCCAAACTAGAAACTGAAGAAAAGAAGGCCTTAATAGACAAACCAATATTCTACTCAAGGAAAGTGCAAATGAAATTAAGTGACAAAATTCCACTTCAACCGTCACTACCACAACAAGTGCCTTCCATTAGTAATGACAGGATAATAAGAATGCTTGTACATCTACTATGTGGGAGACATTTTTTCCACACTGCAAGACATGGAAAAAACAAATGGGTGAAGCAAAAATTTATAGCACGTCTTACTCACCCAAACATTCTTATCCAtagtgaaagaaacaaaacatttcaTAGGCCTTTGAGAGTGTACTACCGTCCCCGTGCTGCAAGAACAATATATGGAAAGCACTCTAAGTTAACTAATACTAATGAGAAAGATGTTAACCACATTTCTGTGAGGCGTATGCGCTGCTCTCCATGGAGACTAATAAAAAAAGGTATTAtcataaaagcatttaaaattaatAGGAGAACTTACTATAAACTAAGGCTAGTGATCATGTGCACAAATAATGGCTGCATATATTTGTGTCCCATTTGTGGGTGTATTTTCCACTatcttattcattttaaaaaccaTTCTTGCAGGTGCCctgaaaattaagtaaaaataaggtAAATTTACCTTAAAATTTAACttctaaaa is part of the Jaculus jaculus isolate mJacJac1 chromosome X, mJacJac1.mat.Y.cur, whole genome shotgun sequence genome and encodes:
- the Cpxcr1 gene encoding CPX chromosomal region candidate gene 1 protein is translated as MTSKEESDSMGNGLNNSENQTTHNCNADEEPSVIDNNMGSQVEIGPTNMSHSSQSFQDDSDLPTKENSEIETETLQNDPPKEELVEDSLPIQIPIPRKLMMHMVRLFRIIYVSIPKLETEEKKALIDKPIFYSRKVQMKLSDKIPLQPSLPQQVPSISNDRIIRMLVHLLCGRHFFHTARHGKNKWVKQKFIARLTHPNILIHSERNKTFHRPLRVYYRPRAARTIYGKHSKLTNTNEKDVNHISVRRMRCSPWRLIKKGIIIKAFKINRRTYYKLRLVIMCTNNGCIYLCPICGCIFHYLIHFKNHSCRCPEN